A window of the Nitrosopumilus ureiphilus genome harbors these coding sequences:
- the trpA gene encoding tryptophan synthase subunit alpha — protein sequence MSKIKEKFAELERKNQKALISYIMAGFPNEKATISTVRGLVKGGTDIIELGFPFSDPLADGQIIQNASTVSLEKGTKINKFFTLVKKIRKETDIPLVLMTYTNILYHKGYSKFIKDAKKAGIDGFILPDMSIEESKEYIDAAKNNADTIFLISPNTTKKRIEKISKISTGFLYLVAVFGTTGIKTGIKNYTLKAIKDVKKQTKGKIPIGVGFGVSTPDDVKKYISAGADAVIVGSAYLKLIEKTPQNKLETKIASFTKRLKKHTILKQ from the coding sequence ATGTCGAAGATTAAAGAAAAATTTGCAGAATTAGAGAGGAAAAATCAAAAAGCCCTGATATCATATATCATGGCAGGATTTCCAAATGAAAAGGCCACAATTTCAACTGTAAGGGGGCTTGTTAAAGGAGGAACAGACATTATAGAATTAGGATTTCCATTTTCAGATCCTCTAGCTGACGGTCAGATAATTCAGAATGCAAGTACTGTATCACTAGAGAAAGGAACAAAGATTAACAAATTTTTCACCCTAGTTAAAAAAATCAGAAAAGAGACAGACATTCCATTGGTACTAATGACATATACGAATATTTTGTATCACAAAGGATATTCAAAATTTATCAAGGATGCAAAAAAAGCAGGAATAGACGGATTCATACTTCCAGACATGTCTATTGAAGAATCAAAAGAGTATATTGATGCAGCAAAAAACAATGCAGATACAATATTTTTAATTTCCCCAAATACTACAAAGAAAAGAATAGAAAAGATTTCAAAAATTTCAACAGGATTTTTGTATCTTGTTGCAGTTTTTGGTACTACTGGAATCAAAACAGGAATTAAAAATTATACACTAAAAGCAATCAAAGATGTCAAAAAACAAACAAAGGGAAAAATTCCCATAGGAGTTGGATTTGGCGTTTCAACCCCAGATGACGTAAAAAAATACATCAGTGCAGGAGCAGACGCAGTGATTGTTGGAAGCGCATATCTGAAATTGATTGAAAAAACGCCTCAAAACAAATTAGAAACAAAGATTGCATCATTTACAAAAAGGCTCAAAAAACATACAATTCTCAAACAATAA
- a CDS encoding plastocyanin/azurin family copper-binding protein, whose translation MIEIIDYSIPVVRLAVFALPIIVAFVLSSDTLAFAETNYEIKIPSGASDPGAPFFWSEKTTGVTTGIITIYPGDSVTWKNADTAFHTITSVSQSGEENGLFDSGLFTAGDSYTRQFNELGDFYYYCNLHLWMNGVVHVIKNPGSVQSIFRVASGYSDDGLGFEVKYILDTHLADTVHVDPNGRSLTFTIPEDTENEQITMILPPKLIENPNTVWVDGEMVNIEIEETATGSKLIIPIKPHSKEIKVMGSYVIPEFGFLTMTVLSIGIFSTLFVARSKFSFLR comes from the coding sequence ATGATTGAAATAATAGATTATAGTATCCCCGTTGTGAGACTTGCTGTTTTTGCTTTACCAATTATAGTTGCATTTGTTCTCAGTTCTGACACTCTAGCTTTTGCAGAAACTAACTATGAAATCAAGATTCCTTCAGGCGCATCTGATCCCGGAGCCCCATTCTTTTGGTCTGAAAAAACAACTGGAGTAACTACGGGTATAATCACCATCTATCCTGGTGATTCTGTAACCTGGAAAAACGCTGATACCGCATTTCATACAATAACCTCTGTTTCCCAGTCAGGTGAAGAAAACGGTCTATTTGATAGTGGCCTTTTCACAGCAGGTGATTCTTACACTAGGCAATTTAACGAACTAGGCGATTTTTATTATTACTGTAATCTTCATCTTTGGATGAACGGTGTGGTCCATGTAATAAAAAATCCTGGAAGTGTTCAATCAATTTTCCGTGTTGCGTCTGGATACAGCGATGATGGTCTGGGCTTTGAGGTAAAATACATCTTAGATACTCATCTTGCAGACACAGTTCATGTTGATCCTAATGGACGTTCTTTGACCTTTACAATTCCTGAAGATACTGAAAATGAACAAATTACGATGATTTTACCTCCTAAATTAATTGAAAATCCTAACACTGTTTGGGTAGACGGCGAAATGGTAAATATTGAAATCGAAGAGACTGCAACTGGTTCGAAATTAATTATTCCAATCAAACCTCATTCAAAGGAAATCAAAGTCATGGGATCATACGTAATTCCAGAATTTGGATTTTTGACCATGACTGTTTTGAGTATTGGGATTTTCTCAACTCTCTTTGTTGCTCGCTCGAAATTTTCTTTTCTTAGATAA